The Microlunatus antarcticus genome window below encodes:
- a CDS encoding GH92 family glycosyl hydrolase, whose amino-acid sequence MSMRRWLLAGILTVGLVGPLGALPADAAALKPHQDVVGYVDPLIGTANGGNTYPGAVRPFGMLSWSPTSTAGDQTGTGASNGYAYDTTRIRGFSLTHVNGAGCFPGAAGDLPVFPHVGEVATSPSADTKDEVYASDFSHDDEVAEPGRYRLGLANGVKTDFAATTRAGVGTVAFPRGSTANLLFRTSNSLNGSEDAETTIDPATRTVSGSVLTGGFCGRRANGGGSNKFSSYRLYFTAHFDQAFVRTGTWVDGTVRPGTTTATGGEGYETGAARAGRGSGGYVGFDTTSDRPVTMRIGLSYTSGQAAEDNLAAELRPTATVKKTASAGRKIWNAQLRRIDVAGGRRDKLTTFYTALYHAFLQPNVNSDVAGTYRGPDQKIHRLAAGQGAQYGNFSGWDQYRAHTQLLALLEPELAGDFVQSMLNASRQNGGVWDRWLLTNSPTRVMAGDPSAVAVAGMYALGVRNFEVGAAFDSLVRQATVPNPAGLSDYGCPGQCAGMRPNLAAYERLHYAPQDECHCWGGAGETLEDSTADYALAQWAKKLGRDDEARLFTARAGYWENTFNPEATPEAGYQQPRLADGSWMAPFDLDSGVGFAQGTSATYTWMVQHDVHRLSALMGGDRVAAARLDDFFRLDDGSWAVTPTPDGYDPTNEPGIHVPWLYNALGQPWKTQQTVRTYLDLVYGTGPAGLPGNDDLGTMSAWYVWGALGMYPQTPSRGEMLLSSPTFRKVWIRRAGGPTTTVTAPGASAKAVYVRGAELDGRTWNRSWVPASLLTRGGDLEIRVGAKAKKSWGSSPQEVPQDR is encoded by the coding sequence ATGTCGATGCGACGCTGGCTGCTGGCCGGGATCCTGACCGTGGGGCTGGTCGGCCCGCTGGGCGCGCTGCCGGCCGACGCGGCGGCGCTCAAGCCCCACCAGGACGTGGTCGGCTACGTCGACCCGCTGATCGGCACGGCCAACGGGGGCAACACCTACCCCGGGGCGGTCCGGCCGTTCGGGATGCTCTCCTGGTCCCCGACCTCGACCGCGGGTGACCAGACCGGCACCGGGGCGTCCAACGGCTACGCCTACGACACCACCCGGATCCGGGGCTTCTCGCTGACCCACGTGAACGGTGCGGGCTGCTTCCCCGGGGCCGCCGGGGACCTGCCGGTCTTCCCGCACGTGGGCGAGGTCGCGACCTCCCCGAGCGCGGACACCAAGGACGAGGTCTACGCCAGCGACTTCAGCCACGACGACGAGGTGGCCGAGCCCGGCCGCTACCGCCTGGGCCTGGCCAACGGGGTGAAGACCGACTTCGCGGCCACCACCCGGGCCGGCGTCGGTACCGTCGCCTTCCCCCGCGGCTCGACCGCCAACCTGCTCTTCCGCACGTCGAACTCCCTGAACGGCAGCGAGGACGCCGAGACCACGATCGACCCGGCCACCCGTACGGTGTCGGGCTCGGTCCTCACCGGCGGCTTCTGCGGCCGGCGGGCCAACGGCGGGGGCAGCAACAAGTTCTCCTCCTACCGGTTGTACTTCACCGCGCACTTCGACCAGGCGTTCGTCCGCACCGGCACCTGGGTCGACGGCACCGTCCGGCCGGGCACGACCACGGCCACCGGCGGCGAGGGCTACGAGACCGGGGCGGCGCGCGCCGGCCGCGGCTCGGGCGGCTACGTCGGCTTCGACACGACCTCGGACCGTCCGGTCACGATGCGGATCGGCCTGTCGTACACGAGCGGCCAGGCGGCGGAGGACAACCTCGCCGCCGAGCTCCGCCCGACGGCCACGGTGAAGAAGACCGCGTCCGCGGGTCGGAAGATCTGGAACGCCCAGCTGCGGCGGATCGACGTCGCCGGCGGACGCCGGGACAAGCTCACGACCTTCTACACCGCGCTGTACCACGCCTTCCTGCAGCCGAACGTGAACAGCGACGTCGCGGGGACCTACCGCGGACCGGACCAGAAGATCCACCGGCTGGCGGCGGGCCAGGGGGCTCAGTACGGCAACTTCTCCGGCTGGGACCAGTACCGGGCCCACACCCAGCTGCTGGCGCTGCTCGAGCCCGAGCTCGCCGGCGACTTCGTCCAGTCGATGCTCAACGCGTCCCGCCAGAACGGCGGGGTCTGGGACCGCTGGCTCCTGACCAACAGCCCGACCCGGGTGATGGCGGGTGACCCGAGCGCCGTCGCGGTGGCCGGGATGTACGCCCTCGGGGTCCGCAACTTCGAGGTCGGCGCGGCCTTCGACTCCCTCGTCCGCCAGGCCACCGTGCCGAACCCGGCCGGGCTGTCCGACTACGGCTGCCCCGGTCAGTGCGCCGGCATGCGGCCCAATCTCGCTGCGTACGAGCGGCTGCACTACGCGCCCCAGGACGAGTGCCACTGCTGGGGCGGCGCGGGCGAGACGCTGGAGGACTCGACCGCCGACTACGCCCTCGCCCAGTGGGCGAAGAAGCTCGGCCGGGACGACGAGGCCCGCTTGTTCACCGCCCGCGCCGGCTACTGGGAGAACACCTTCAACCCCGAGGCCACCCCGGAGGCCGGCTACCAGCAGCCCCGGCTCGCGGACGGCTCCTGGATGGCGCCCTTCGACCTCGACAGCGGGGTGGGCTTCGCCCAGGGGACCTCGGCGACCTACACCTGGATGGTCCAGCACGACGTGCACCGGCTGTCGGCACTGATGGGCGGGGACCGGGTGGCCGCGGCCCGGCTCGACGACTTCTTCCGGCTTGACGACGGGTCCTGGGCCGTGACGCCCACCCCCGACGGCTACGACCCGACCAACGAGCCGGGCATCCACGTCCCGTGGCTCTACAACGCCCTCGGCCAGCCGTGGAAGACGCAGCAGACCGTCCGGACGTACCTGGACCTGGTGTACGGCACCGGTCCGGCCGGGCTGCCCGGCAACGACGACCTCGGCACCATGTCGGCCTGGTACGTCTGGGGCGCCCTCGGGATGTACCCGCAGACCCCCAGCCGGGGCGAGATGCTGCTGTCGAGCCCCACGTTCCGCAAGGTGTGGATCAGGCGGGCCGGCGGGCCCACCACGACCGTGACCGCCCCCGGCGCCTCGGCCAAGGCCGTCTACGTCCGCGGCGCCGAGCTGGACGGGCGCACCTGGAACCGTTCCTGGGTCCCGGCCTCGCTGCTCACCCGCGGCGGGGACCTGGAGATCCGTGTCGGGGCCAAGGCGAAGAAGTCCTGGGGCTCGAGCCCGCAGGAGGTCCCGCAGGACCGCTGA
- a CDS encoding antibiotic biosynthesis monooxygenase, protein MQHEQEAETPITVAIERRVDADHQAEALAWVQTGTSLASRMPGYLGSGWVRAHGSSSLWYTLYRFADAASLAGWESSDERRWWLRSGEEFVHDARVERRTGIEGWFDVPASSLLEPAAGPVRSAPPRWKQAVSIWLGFFPTNLVFSLLVSLLPVWGVVPLAARVLITTVVLTPVMTYVVLPFVTARLRPWLERPPSGRRDPGPAGP, encoded by the coding sequence GTGCAGCACGAGCAGGAGGCCGAGACGCCCATCACCGTCGCGATCGAGCGGCGGGTGGACGCCGACCATCAGGCGGAGGCGCTGGCCTGGGTGCAGACCGGGACCAGCCTGGCGAGCCGGATGCCCGGCTACCTGGGTTCGGGCTGGGTGCGCGCCCACGGCTCGTCGTCGCTCTGGTACACCCTCTACCGGTTCGCCGACGCGGCCTCGCTGGCGGGCTGGGAGTCCTCGGACGAACGGCGCTGGTGGCTCCGCAGCGGGGAGGAGTTCGTGCACGACGCCCGGGTGGAGCGGCGTACGGGCATCGAGGGCTGGTTCGACGTCCCGGCCTCGTCGCTCCTCGAACCGGCGGCGGGCCCGGTCCGGAGCGCTCCGCCACGGTGGAAGCAGGCCGTCAGCATCTGGCTCGGCTTCTTCCCGACGAACCTCGTCTTCAGCCTGCTGGTGTCGCTGCTGCCGGTCTGGGGCGTCGTGCCCCTCGCGGCGCGCGTCCTGATCACCACGGTCGTCCTGACCCCGGTGATGACCTACGTCGTGCTGCCCTTCGTCACCGCGCGGCTCCGGCCGTGGCTCGAACGTCCGCCGTCCGGGCGTCGGGACCCGGGGCCGGCCGGGCCGTAG
- a CDS encoding ABC transporter ATP-binding protein, which yields MEVRDLAVDLGGRTVLDGLSLTARTGALTALLGPNGAGKTTLLRCCTGLVTPDGGEVRVLGRAPGSPEVTAAVGLMPQSTGSWSGIRAVELLRYLASLYAHPLDVDALVARLGIGAYARTPYRRLSGGQQQAVNLAGALVGRPELVFLDEPTAGMDPHARRATWELLRELRAAGVSIVLTTHAMDEATALADQVWMIDRGQVAASGTVDELTAGGESLESVFLARTHGVVG from the coding sequence CTGGAGGTGCGCGACCTCGCGGTCGACCTCGGCGGCCGGACGGTGCTCGACGGCCTCAGTCTCACGGCCAGGACCGGAGCCCTCACCGCGCTCCTCGGTCCCAACGGGGCTGGCAAGACCACCCTGCTGCGGTGCTGCACCGGCCTCGTCACCCCCGACGGCGGCGAGGTGCGCGTGCTCGGCCGGGCCCCCGGCTCGCCGGAGGTCACGGCGGCCGTCGGCCTCATGCCGCAGAGCACGGGCTCGTGGTCCGGGATCCGCGCGGTCGAGCTGCTGCGCTACCTCGCCTCGCTCTACGCCCACCCGCTCGACGTCGACGCGCTGGTCGCGCGGCTGGGCATCGGCGCGTACGCCCGCACCCCCTACCGTCGGCTGTCCGGCGGTCAGCAGCAGGCCGTCAACCTCGCCGGCGCCCTGGTCGGGCGCCCGGAGCTGGTGTTCCTGGACGAGCCGACGGCCGGCATGGACCCGCACGCCCGGCGCGCGACCTGGGAGCTGCTCCGCGAGCTGCGCGCCGCCGGCGTCTCGATCGTGCTGACGACCCACGCGATGGACGAGGCCACGGCGCTGGCCGACCAGGTCTGGATGATCGACCGCGGCCAGGTCGCCGCGTCCGGCACCGTCGACGAGCTGACGGCCGGCGGCGAGAGCCTGGAGAGCGTGTTCCTGGCCCGGACGCACGGGGTCGTCGGATGA
- a CDS encoding ABC transporter permease, translating into MTTPRLQPVLDLSPAPGAAPAGRRVVRHALTELRLLVRNGEQLLLALVIPLAILVLAAATHGRFVPLASAAPSVLGLAVWSSAFTSVAIATGFERRYGVLERLAATPLGRGGLLAGKALAVGLVLLGQLVVLVTAALLLGWRPAYTAGSFLGSAALVVLGAATFVALGLLLAGRLRAEATLAVANLVYVVLLVGGGLVIGVSRYPRALQPVVEALPTAALGEGLRTGSTGLLLGWPFAVLAVWLVVAGLLARRSFRWTA; encoded by the coding sequence ATGACCACGCCCCGCCTCCAGCCCGTGCTCGACCTCTCCCCCGCCCCCGGGGCCGCACCGGCCGGACGACGTGTCGTGCGGCACGCCCTCACCGAGCTCCGGCTGCTGGTCCGCAACGGCGAACAGCTCCTGCTCGCGCTCGTCATCCCGCTGGCGATCCTCGTGCTGGCCGCGGCGACGCACGGCCGGTTCGTGCCGCTCGCCTCCGCCGCGCCCTCGGTGCTCGGGCTCGCGGTGTGGTCGTCGGCCTTCACGTCCGTCGCCATCGCCACCGGCTTCGAGCGGCGCTACGGCGTGCTCGAGCGGCTCGCCGCCACGCCGCTGGGCCGCGGCGGTCTGCTCGCGGGCAAGGCCCTCGCGGTCGGCCTGGTGCTGCTCGGCCAGCTCGTCGTCCTGGTGACCGCCGCCCTCCTGCTCGGCTGGCGGCCCGCGTACACGGCGGGCTCGTTCCTGGGCAGCGCGGCCCTCGTCGTCCTCGGGGCGGCCACGTTCGTGGCGCTCGGCCTCCTCCTCGCGGGTCGGCTGCGCGCCGAGGCCACGCTCGCCGTCGCCAACCTGGTCTACGTCGTGCTGCTCGTCGGCGGCGGCCTGGTCATCGGCGTCTCCCGCTACCCCCGGGCCCTCCAGCCGGTCGTCGAGGCGCTGCCCACGGCCGCCCTGGGCGAGGGCCTGCGGACGGGCTCGACCGGTCTGCTCCTGGGCTGGCCCTTCGCCGTGCTCGCCGTGTGGCTCGTCGTCGCAGGGCTCCTCGCCCGGCGCTCCTTCCGTTGGACCGCATGA
- a CDS encoding heme o synthase gives MTGDAAAADRGDVADRTGSRASARDVVSAYVNLTKPRIIELLLVTTVPAMFLAARGVPPLMLVLLTMLGGCFAAASANVFNCVLDRDIDERMRRTRRRALPRHMVGPRSATVFGAVLGVAATLVLGYGVNWLSAFLALGANAFYVFVYTLLLKRRTPQNIVWGGIAGCFPPLIGWTAVTGHIALAPFVLFAIVFFWTPPHTWALAFRYRADYAAAEVPMLPVVRSAPYVARQMLIYSVVTVLVSLSLWPIADTGWLYPSVAAVAGLVFLVEAFQLYLRARAGLVDAALRPMRLFHWSNSYLALIFVAAAVDPLLR, from the coding sequence CTGACCGGCGACGCAGCCGCGGCGGACCGCGGCGACGTGGCCGACCGCACCGGTTCGAGGGCCTCGGCCCGGGACGTGGTCTCGGCCTACGTCAACCTCACCAAGCCGCGCATCATCGAGCTCCTGCTCGTCACGACCGTGCCGGCCATGTTCCTGGCTGCGCGGGGCGTCCCGCCGCTGATGCTGGTCCTGCTCACCATGCTCGGCGGCTGCTTCGCCGCCGCGAGCGCCAACGTCTTCAACTGCGTGCTCGACCGCGACATCGACGAGCGCATGCGGCGTACGCGGCGCCGTGCCCTCCCGCGGCACATGGTCGGTCCGCGGTCCGCGACCGTCTTCGGCGCCGTCCTCGGTGTCGCCGCGACGCTGGTGCTGGGCTACGGCGTCAACTGGCTCTCCGCGTTCCTGGCCCTCGGGGCGAACGCCTTCTACGTCTTCGTCTACACGCTGCTGCTCAAGCGCCGTACGCCGCAGAACATCGTCTGGGGCGGGATCGCCGGCTGCTTCCCCCCGCTGATCGGGTGGACGGCCGTCACCGGCCACATCGCGCTGGCCCCGTTCGTGCTGTTCGCGATCGTCTTCTTCTGGACCCCGCCGCACACCTGGGCGCTCGCGTTCCGCTACCGCGCCGACTACGCCGCGGCCGAGGTCCCGATGCTCCCCGTCGTCCGGTCCGCGCCCTACGTCGCGCGCCAGATGCTGATCTACAGCGTGGTCACGGTGCTGGTCTCGCTGTCCCTCTGGCCGATCGCCGACACCGGCTGGCTCTACCCGTCGGTCGCCGCCGTGGCCGGTCTCGTGTTCCTTGTCGAGGCCTTCCAGCTCTACCTGCGGGCCCGGGCCGGCCTCGTCGACGCCGCGCTGCGCCCGATGCGGCTGTTCCACTGGTCCAACTCGTACCTCGCGCTGATCTTCGTCGCCGCCGCGGTCGACCCGCTCCTGCGCTGA
- a CDS encoding DEAD/DEAH box helicase — protein sequence MTQHDFSTLGVPSSLVDVLAKRDITEPTPIQAATLPDSLAGRDVLGRGRTGSGKTYAFLLPLVARLSATSPKRRPGAPRALILAPTRELVGQIEAALAPLAATTGLTSRTVFGGVGQGPQVAALRKGVDILIACPGRLEDLIKQGQGNLGGIEITIIDEADHMADLGFLPVVRRLLDQTPRDGQRMLFSATLDNQVDVLVKRFLTNAVVHEADSALSPVSTMTHHVLHVDRDQRLPVLIDLASAPGRTVVFTRTKHGAKALARQLNSKGIPTVDLHGNLSQGARTRNMDAFHSGKATTLVATDIAARGIHVDDVALVVHADPPVEHKAYTHRSGRTARAGSDGTVVTLATGEQLREVRSLTKAAGINPTTTRVQSMSDPVLTTVAPGARALPGGLEVPASSDNGGGDSRPRNAGAGRRRGSGSGSAAPQGESRGGARGAGGGRGRSAQGPAKTGRGPARPASGGRRPTGGGGGGNSLAYSTSSSGSTGGSAGAGSHSAANFSTGRR from the coding sequence TTGACCCAGCACGACTTCAGCACGCTCGGCGTGCCCTCTTCCCTCGTCGACGTCCTCGCCAAGCGGGACATCACCGAGCCCACCCCCATCCAGGCCGCGACGCTGCCCGACTCCCTCGCCGGGCGCGACGTCCTCGGCCGGGGCCGCACCGGCTCCGGCAAGACCTACGCGTTCCTGCTCCCCCTGGTCGCCCGCCTGTCGGCCACCTCGCCGAAGCGTCGGCCCGGTGCCCCCCGGGCCCTGATCCTGGCCCCGACGCGTGAGCTCGTCGGTCAGATCGAGGCGGCCCTCGCGCCGCTCGCCGCCACCACCGGCCTCACCTCCCGCACCGTCTTCGGCGGCGTCGGCCAGGGGCCGCAGGTCGCGGCGCTGCGCAAGGGCGTCGACATCCTCATCGCCTGCCCCGGCCGGCTCGAGGACCTGATCAAGCAGGGCCAGGGCAACCTCGGCGGCATCGAGATCACGATCATCGACGAGGCCGACCACATGGCCGACCTGGGCTTCCTCCCGGTCGTCCGCCGCCTGCTCGACCAGACCCCGCGCGACGGTCAGCGGATGCTCTTCTCGGCCACCCTGGACAACCAGGTCGACGTGCTCGTGAAGCGCTTCCTCACCAACGCGGTCGTCCACGAGGCCGACTCCGCGCTGTCCCCCGTCTCGACGATGACGCACCACGTGCTGCACGTCGACCGCGACCAGCGCCTGCCCGTCCTCATCGACCTGGCCAGCGCGCCGGGCCGTACGGTCGTCTTCACCCGCACCAAGCACGGCGCCAAGGCGCTCGCCCGTCAGCTCAACTCCAAGGGCATCCCGACGGTCGACCTGCACGGCAACCTGAGCCAGGGCGCCCGGACGCGCAACATGGACGCCTTCCACAGCGGCAAGGCCACGACGCTCGTCGCGACCGACATCGCCGCCCGCGGCATCCACGTCGACGACGTCGCCCTGGTCGTCCACGCCGACCCGCCGGTCGAGCACAAGGCCTACACGCACCGTTCCGGTCGTACCGCCCGCGCCGGCAGCGACGGCACCGTCGTCACGCTCGCCACGGGCGAGCAGCTGCGCGAGGTGCGTTCGCTGACCAAGGCGGCGGGCATCAACCCGACCACCACCCGGGTGCAGAGCATGTCCGACCCGGTCCTCACCACGGTCGCCCCCGGAGCGCGTGCGCTGCCGGGTGGCCTCGAGGTGCCCGCCTCCTCCGACAACGGCGGCGGGGACTCGCGTCCGCGCAACGCCGGCGCCGGTCGTCGTCGCGGCTCGGGCTCGGGCAGCGCGGCGCCGCAGGGCGAGTCCCGCGGTGGTGCGCGTGGCGCCGGTGGTGGTCGCGGTCGCAGCGCCCAGGGTCCGGCCAAGACCGGTCGTGGACCTGCGCGTCCGGCCTCCGGCGGTCGTCGTCCGACCGGTGGCGGTGGGGGCGGCAACTCCCTCGCCTACTCGACCAGCAGCTCGGGCTCCACGGGTGGCTCGGCCGGCGCCGGCAGCCACTCGGCCGCGAACTTCAGCACCGGTCGCCGCTGA
- a CDS encoding COX15/CtaA family protein produces the protein MGLLRLITGPVALRRWAVAALAINILIVVTGGLVRLTASGLGCPTWPRCSESSFVSHPELGVHGAIEFGNRLLTFVLIAVVALTWITALRLRDQTRLEVRGGRRRDLRWLAGGLLLGIPAQIVIGGISVLTHLNPWVVGLHFVVSMALVGLAVGLVRSTRGARVVRVSSTWTLVLARVAFAGMVAAVWLGTVVTGSGPHAGDLNAVRNGLDGVLVTHLHAAAVWVTIAATLALLVVCRALPVVLLIAVEVLQAALGLAQYHLGVPVPLVALHLLGASLSVAAATNVLLAVRRAPTARPAPGPDARTADVRATAGAAR, from the coding sequence ATGGGGTTGCTGCGCTTGATCACCGGTCCCGTCGCGCTGCGCCGGTGGGCCGTCGCCGCGCTGGCGATCAACATCCTGATCGTGGTGACGGGCGGGCTCGTACGCCTGACCGCGTCGGGCCTCGGCTGCCCCACCTGGCCCCGCTGCAGCGAGAGCTCCTTCGTCTCCCACCCCGAGCTGGGCGTGCACGGCGCGATCGAGTTCGGCAACCGGCTGCTCACCTTCGTGCTCATCGCGGTGGTCGCGCTCACCTGGATCACCGCGCTCCGCCTGCGCGACCAGACCCGGCTCGAGGTCCGCGGGGGGCGCCGTCGCGACCTGCGCTGGCTGGCGGGTGGCCTGCTGCTCGGCATCCCGGCCCAGATCGTCATCGGCGGCATCAGCGTCCTCACCCACCTCAACCCCTGGGTCGTGGGGCTCCACTTCGTCGTCTCCATGGCCCTGGTCGGCCTGGCGGTCGGGCTCGTGCGGTCCACCCGCGGAGCCCGGGTCGTCCGGGTGAGCAGCACCTGGACCCTCGTCCTGGCCCGCGTCGCCTTCGCCGGCATGGTGGCGGCGGTCTGGCTCGGCACCGTCGTGACGGGCAGCGGCCCGCACGCCGGCGACCTGAACGCCGTGCGCAACGGCCTCGACGGCGTCCTCGTCACGCACCTGCACGCGGCGGCCGTCTGGGTGACGATCGCGGCCACGCTGGCCCTGCTGGTCGTCTGCCGCGCCCTCCCGGTGGTCCTGCTGATCGCGGTCGAGGTGCTCCAGGCCGCCCTCGGGCTCGCGCAGTACCACCTCGGTGTCCCGGTCCCGCTCGTCGCGCTGCACCTGCTCGGCGCGTCCCTCTCGGTCGCCGCGGCGACGAACGTGCTGCTCGCCGTCCGCCGCGCGCCTACGGCCCGGCCGGCCCCGGGTCCCGACGCCCGGACGGCGGACGTTCGAGCCACGGCCGGAGCCGCGCGGTGA
- a CDS encoding 2'-5' RNA ligase family protein gives MTQSVELLLDPVSEGVVLGEWARLAEAGLPTEQRVEPSPTHRPHVTLWAGPSIPPEVDAAWPDLMAGLELPLLLGSLLAFGPRRGQVVLVRQVVASAALLDLQTQIAKRCGVEPDSHFAPGRWSPHVTLARRVRVEQLGEVVAVLGEVPDLTATVRTARRWDGDAKVAWDLT, from the coding sequence GTGACGCAGTCCGTGGAGCTCCTGCTCGACCCGGTGTCCGAGGGGGTCGTGCTGGGGGAGTGGGCACGCCTGGCCGAGGCCGGTCTGCCGACCGAGCAGCGGGTGGAGCCCAGCCCGACGCACCGCCCCCACGTGACGCTCTGGGCGGGCCCGTCGATCCCGCCCGAGGTCGACGCCGCCTGGCCCGACCTGATGGCCGGGCTCGAGCTCCCGCTGCTGCTCGGCTCGCTGCTCGCCTTCGGACCGCGGCGGGGGCAGGTGGTCCTGGTGCGTCAGGTCGTGGCGAGCGCCGCGCTGCTGGACCTGCAGACGCAGATCGCGAAACGGTGCGGCGTCGAGCCCGACAGCCACTTCGCGCCCGGTCGCTGGAGCCCGCACGTCACCCTCGCGCGACGCGTACGGGTGGAGCAGCTCGGCGAGGTCGTGGCCGTGCTGGGCGAGGTGCCCGACCTCACGGCGACCGTCCGCACCGCCCGCCGCTGGGACGGCGACGCGAAGGTGGCCTGGGACCTGACCTGA
- a CDS encoding ATP-dependent DNA ligase, with protein sequence MDLPVMPPVAPMLAKATKTVPTGDLTYEPKWDGFRSIIFRDGDEVEIGSRNGKSMTRYFPEVVEAVLASFPERCVVDGEIIVVDPTGVRLEFETLQQRVHPAASRVKRLSVETPASFVAFDLLALGDEDWTPRPFVERRAALERALAQARPPVHLTRVTDDAAVATEWFTQFEGAGLDGVVAKPNQQRYAPDKRVMFKIKHERTADCVVAGYRVHKSGPDSIGSLLLGLYDGAGELVSVGVIGAFPAARRQELFTELQPLVTTFDEHPWAWAKQEEGTRTPRASEGSRWNNGKDLSFTPLRPDLVVEVRYEHMEGERFRHMAQFNRWRPDRDPRSCTYEQLEEPVSYDLADVLGAPTGA encoded by the coding sequence ATGGACCTGCCCGTGATGCCGCCGGTCGCGCCGATGCTGGCCAAGGCGACCAAGACCGTCCCCACCGGCGACCTGACCTACGAGCCGAAGTGGGACGGCTTCCGCTCGATCATCTTCCGCGACGGGGACGAGGTCGAGATCGGCAGCCGCAACGGCAAGTCGATGACGCGCTACTTCCCCGAGGTGGTGGAGGCCGTCCTCGCCAGCTTCCCGGAACGGTGCGTGGTCGACGGCGAGATCATCGTCGTCGACCCCACCGGCGTACGGCTGGAGTTCGAGACCCTGCAGCAGCGAGTCCACCCCGCCGCCAGCCGGGTCAAGCGGCTCTCGGTCGAGACGCCCGCGAGCTTCGTGGCCTTCGACCTGCTCGCCCTCGGCGACGAGGACTGGACGCCCCGGCCCTTCGTCGAGCGTCGGGCCGCGCTCGAGCGGGCCCTCGCGCAGGCCCGGCCCCCGGTCCACCTCACCCGGGTCACCGACGACGCGGCGGTGGCGACGGAGTGGTTCACCCAGTTCGAGGGCGCCGGCCTGGACGGCGTCGTGGCCAAGCCCAACCAGCAGCGCTACGCGCCGGACAAGCGGGTCATGTTCAAGATCAAGCACGAGCGCACGGCGGACTGCGTGGTCGCCGGCTACCGGGTGCACAAGAGCGGCCCGGACAGCATCGGGTCGCTGCTGCTCGGCCTGTACGACGGCGCGGGCGAGCTCGTCTCCGTCGGGGTCATCGGCGCCTTCCCCGCGGCCCGGCGCCAGGAGCTGTTCACCGAGCTGCAGCCGCTGGTGACGACCTTCGACGAGCACCCGTGGGCGTGGGCCAAGCAGGAGGAGGGCACCCGGACGCCCCGGGCCTCGGAGGGCAGCCGCTGGAACAACGGCAAGGACCTCTCCTTCACCCCGCTGCGGCCCGACCTCGTGGTCGAGGTCCGCTACGAGCACATGGAGGGGGAGCGGTTCCGTCACATGGCGCAGTTCAACCGCTGGCGCCCCGACCGCGACCCGCGCTCGTGCACGTACGAGCAGCTCGAGGAGCCGGTGAGCTACGACCTCGCGGACGTCCTGGGGGCGCCGACCGGCGCCTGA